AAACTTCAGGATAAGTCAATGCACGGAATTATCTTGGgaggtggtggtggtggtggtggtggtggtggtggtgaaGATGTCCACTTCAGGCAGGAGGAATTTCGTTGTGCCGGGATCCACAGTAGCTCTGGTGCTGCAAATATGATGCACGGGAAAGAAGACGATCGACTTGATACAGAACGCTTTCATTTCTGCAGTGATGTCTCAAATACTATCCTGCTTTACTCTACAGCGCCGAACGCCACGAGCCACTCGAAGCTATGCCCAATGCATGCAAAACACCGAATCAAGTCTATCATGACGGGTATCAAGCGCTCAACCATGCCTCCTCCAACGAAGGCCAGAAGCATGGCAGCAGCAGTCGTGAGATCATCGACAGATGTTGTCGTCTGTCTTGCTCCTCCCGCGCTCACCCAGCCCAGTGTATCATGCTTGTCGCATGCCTGTCGTGTCATGCCTTTCCATCTCGTCGTAGATCTATTGTATGCACTCCAAATGCGCTTACTGGGACGCGCACTGTACTCTCTCACCTCCTGCATGCAtctcgtcgtcgtcgtcgtccgTTGCGCGGTTCGCACGCTCGCCTTCTCGCATGGGGTCGACCTTTTCGAGGGAGTAGTCTTCGGTCATGGCGTCTGGCGGTGGTACGTTCTGTGGCGTACGTGGTGGGAGGACGGACTCGAGAGCCTTGATCTGCTGTGGCTGGAGTGGTGTTGGGTATCCTTCCGCGTCTGGTGGCCCGCTGAGTCGTTCTGGGAACTTCACTTCGAACTGAACGTACAGGTTGCCGAAGTCGTGGTGCCTGTACGAAGGCATACCCTGGCCGCGAATGACCTTGATCTGGCCTATAAATATGTTAGCATCTCATCATCCTGTGTACCACGCTGTCATTTGCTTACCTGGTGAGATGACCTCGCCGGGGATAATCTCAACTGTCAACCATCGCTCGTCGAGGTGCTCAATGAAGATGGCACCACCGGCCAGTGCTGTCAGAAGATCGATCTCGGCGTGGTAGAAGAGATCGTCACCCTTTCGCTGGAAACGTGGGTGTGGCTTCTGCTCGATCTCGAACTGCACGTCGCCGGGCTGCACACCAGGCATCTGGTCACCCTCACCACGGAAGTCGATCTTGGTGCCAGTTTGTACACCACGGTCAACGTGCACGTGGAGAACCTTTCGCTCGATGACAGTCTTCTTGCCATTGCACTGCTTGCACTTGTCCTTCTCGCGGATCGACTCGCCCTCTCCGTTGCAGTCTGGGCAGACAGTTTGGAAGCGTTGGATCATGGGACCCATCTGGCGCATCATGGTCTTCATACCCTGTCCGTTGCATCCTGCGCAAGTCTTGACAGCGCCTTCCTTACCACCGCGACCCTCACACTTTGAGCAGATGACGGACTTTTGCAGTGCAAGCTTGGAGACCTTGCCTCGGTAGATGTCCTCGAGGGAGACCTTGTGGACGTGGTGGATCGTCCGTGCCTTCTTCGGGCCTGGGTCACGTCCTCCCATTCCACCACCGAACATGCCACCAAAGCCACCACCGCCTCCGCCGAAGAACTGTGCGAAGAGATCCTCTGCGTTCATGCCGGCACCACCGGCGCCGCCCTGCTCAAGACCCTCCTCGCCATATTGGTCGTACAGCTGGCGCTTCTGTGGGTCTGATAGTGTCTCGTATGCATGTGAGATCTCCTTGAACTTCTCTGCCGCAGCTGGATCATGTGCGTTCTTGTCCGGGTGGTGCTTCAGCGCGCCCTTTCGGTATGCGGTCTTGAGCTGTGATTCCGAGGCATCAGGCGAGACGCCGAGGATGTCGTAGAATTTGCTTTCTTTCACCATGGTGAAGGTGGGGTCGAGGCAGCGGAGAGTGTTGTGTTGTTGTGGTCGCTATCTCGGCAAATGTAGCTGGAGGGTATATCGAGGGAGGCAGAGATGCGGTCGCTGCTATATTAGTGGGCGATGCTATAAGAGGATCTGTCAGCAGCTGAATGTACGGGAGGCAGAAGTTTGGCGAAGGCTGAGCGGAGGGCGAAGTGGTGGTGGTGCGGACGGGAGGGTTGTTGGTGGGCGAAGAACGGCAGGCGGCGCAACTTTCGAAGGCTGCGGCGGGCGCTACTCACCGTTGGACGACGCAATCGAAAGCCGAGCGGACAACGGGTATTACGGCGGAGAGGGAGAAGTGTTTGCTGAGGCGATGAAAGAAGTGAAGATGAAGCTGACGGGATCTTTCACTGTTCGTAAGGCAACAACCCCCCGAAAACTGCTCTGCCTTGAAATGCGTAACAGGCCCTGCAGCATCGCTCTTTCCTGCGGCTCATCCCGCTCCTTCCACTGTTCTGACGATTTCCACGAGTTTCTCTGAGACCTTCCTGCCCAATCTGACCGCCGAGCGAACAGCGAAGCAGTGCGACTGATATCTGAGGGTTATGCGATATCACCAAGCACAGCAGAAACACGTCCAGACCAAGTAGCGCATCTGAGGAATGCGTTCATCGACTGTGATGGAGCGCTTGGCATAGATGGTCGCGATTGCCACCAGCCCTATCGGATCTAGCCAGCGCCGCTAACCAGGAATAGCAAGTGAATCTCGAATTGCATCTCAAACATCGCTACATCTCCTGCGTATTGGCATACTCAGCAATAAGCCATGTTCCATCCGTTCCAGTGTATCGTCACGCTCCAGCAGCGATACTTTGTGGCCGCATGTGGTCCGAGACTGACATCTGTTGACCTCGAGACCGGCAGGTTAGTGTGTGAATGGCCGTCAAACCAAGATGTACGTTACACATACCTTGAGCATACAGAGCAAGGTCAACTGCGCATGTCTGTCTCGCTCAGGCATCTCTCGATAATTCTTACTGACACGCCATAAGGTCAGCGTAGCGACAACAGAAAGCAATGGCAAGGCAAAGGACTTGGACTTGGACCAGCCGCCTTCGAAAAAGCAGAAGGTAGATGATACCGGCAAAGACGACGAGGGCCAAGCTCCTGCTCAGAAGCAGAAACCCTCGACACCTGCCAAAGCGCCTAGTATTATCAAGCTTGCCGCCTCCCACCAGGGGGATTTCCTGGTTGTCATCACGGAAGACAAATGTGTCCACGTTTTCGCACACAGCGAAGGACAGCTAGTGGAACTCAGCCAACGAATCATGCCCAAGCGACCATGTGCGGTTCAAATTCTGCCAGACAATGCAACAATCCTGGTGGCCGACAAGTTCGGAGATGTGTACTCGCTACCACTCATACCAACGGCTGCCGACAGTGGCGATGCAAATGCTGGCGCCCAAGACACAGCGTCAGAAGCCGGAAATCTCTTCAAGCCGAGTGCGGACTTGACCACCATTCACAGCAAGCGCAACCGCCAGGTTCTGGAAGCACAAATGAAGCAGAAGAACTTCACGAAGAAGAAAGATCCACTAAAGTTCGAGCACAAGATCTTGATCGGACATGTCTCCATGCTTACAGACATGCGGTACATGAGCGAAGCAAGTGCACCCCAGAGAGGATACATCGTCACAGCTGATCGAGACGAGCACATCCGCGTGTCGAGGGGCCCGCCGCAATCCCATGTCATTGAGGGCTTCTGCCTGGGACACACCGAGTTCGTGAGCAAAGTCCGCCAACTAGGCAATGGTTCCTCTATACTGGTCAGTGGTGGTGGCGACGATTGGCTGGGTGTCTGGGACTGGACGAGATCTGAGCTGCTTAGAAAGCTGCACTTCAAGCCTTTCTTACAATCTCCTCCGGAGAAGATCGCTGTGTCTGGAATGTGGAACGTTAGTATCGCAACGGGCGACGACACAAGGACTCCAGTGGTCGTCGTGGCGCTCGAGGGAATCAAAACACTGCTTCTCGTTGGTGTTTTCGGGCCACTGAACGTCGAGACTGATGACGAAGTCTCTGCGTTACGTTTCGCGGCGATAGAACTTACGCACAATCCGATCGACGTTGTGTCAACACATGATGATACTCTCATCGTGGCTTTGGACAACCGAAATAGCGGGGGGAAGTTCGCTTTGTTGACTATGAGGATGTACATCGATAATGCGGAGATGGACGTCGCTGGCCACAAGAACGGGCAGGATCCTCGGATCCAGGCGCTCTACACGACACAGCGACATGCTCCAATCGAGGCAGATGCCAAGGACCTGGATACACTGCTGTACGGGGTCTCCAATCTGCGCAAGAGGAGAGACTTGGCTGATGGCGAGGCAAATGGGGACGAAAATGACGAGAGTGTACTTGAGCCGGAACCTGCAGAAGAATAGTCTCGGCATTAGACACTGACACTATCGTCAGCACAAGCAGGGCATCCAATATAGCGTGACCAAAACGACGCGTTGATTACAGAGCTGAACCTAGCTTGGGTTACACAACGGCACAAATGACACTCTGCGGCTCTGCAGTTGCTAAGGCTGACCCTCGACTCTGAGGTATGAGAAGCACACCATTGACTTCAGACAGTACCTAGAAAGTGTATAACCAATGCCATGCTCCATGTGTTTGCCCTCTACCAACCTTCCACCGCTTCGGCTTTCCAGCGCATTCTTGTTGGGCCAGTGAGCCTTGTGGGAGTCGTTCCGTGTTGTCTCCGAAGCTCTTGTATCTTTGAGGTCTTCAGCCGTCGCGCGTAGCGCCCGTCTGAGCAGTCTGTGTGCGCTGATGTAGTGCGGTATATGATGGGTGATGGCGTGGTCGCCAAGAGAGCCTGCGCGGGATCTCCGCAGGTCTACCACCTCGATTGGCGCCGCGATGAGATGGCGGCATGTACTGCCAGCATGACAAGCGACTTCAGCTGCTACCAACGCGACAGGATTTACCAGCTGACCCGGTGGCTTCTCGCCAGCAAGATCGAATTCCCGCAAGAAGTACTGGAAAGAGTCAGTCATCACAGCACGAGAATGATGGCATCGAATAAGATACCTCGGTCTTCCACAGGCCAACTACTTCCTCCTTCGCCTTGCGCAATGCCTCAGGTCCATCGTGCCCGCCACTGACCTCCTCGTCGACGACAGCATCCTCGTGCGCGGCCACGCTAGATGTCACGGTTGCTTCCTGCTAGTACCCCTTCCGGCTTATCTTCATCTGCATCGAGCACAGCGTTGAGCTCCTCAAGCTCACCTGCTAGCTCTTCCAGCATTTCATCAGCATGAGCGTCCTCGCAAAAGGTATGCTCGCGGCGCACAGTCCACCACATCTCTTGAGCCTTCACAAAGCATTCATTGGCTTCCTCCCAGTCTACTAGGCAGTTCCCGAGCAGCATCCATGTCTTCATACGGTGGTATCGAGGTAAGCCTTCATCGTCGAGCAATTTGTATGCTTTTTCGATGCATGCCTCGAACTCGTCGTTGTAGTAAAGGTCGACGAGCTCGTTGTAAGCTTCACGGCAAAACTGTTCGATAATGGGATCCATGATGATGTGTAGAGCAGGCGTGCGATGTCCGGATGATAATATGGTATGAAGCGTTATTCTGAAAGCGCGAGAGCGGTTGTTGTTCAGTGGTGAGGGTGTTCTTGCAAAGTGCAGCTCAAGACGCAGCGACCCGCATGTCAGAATAGGAAGGCTCGAGCAACTCGAGAGGGAAGAGCCTGGACGCTAAAGCGAAAAAGTGGGGCATGGTCAATTGGTGGCCAGTATAAAAACAAACGACGACAGACGCGTTACTTTGCTGCCGTGTCCCGCAATTCAGGATGTCACTCGTCATATTGCGTTCTTACGGGCTCTCTGACGAGAGGCTCGTCTGGCGAGAATGGGTGAGAGGCATTTTGGACTAGGATCAATCTGGAGGCTCGGGGGTGGCTCAGGACAACAGGAGCTGTCAGGACGGGAAGCACGAGTACGATTGGCGTGATACGAGACATGCGGGAAGGTTCGGGTGGCACATGTCGTGAATTCGTGTGATCGTCGGCCATAGAGACTATGAAGTTGAAACATGGCGTACTGGGACCTGGAAATCATTGTCAGCCTTCGTCCACACCACAGCTTGATGAACAGTGAATATATCGATGGATGCCAATTCAGAAAAAAATTAGATGTGTTGCTTAAGTTTGGACCTCATTGAGGAACTCAGGGTTAAAAATGTGTCATCATAACAGGTAGTGGGTGTTGTGGGAGAGAAATGTGAGACGTACCTTTGCCAAGACCAAGTCACGACACCATGCCACAGTCGTTGACAATGTCCTTTGAGCGGCAGACTCTTTCAATTGTCAACTATGTCCAGTTGGTTGTATCTGGTGACCGCGATGCACTTGACAACACGCTTAGTCGAAGAGACCGAAGCCCATGTCCTCGTCCTCCTCTTCAgactcctccttcttctccTCAGCGGCAGCAGCTGGAGCATCACCACCAGCGGCTGGGGCAGAGCCAGCAGCTGGGGCAGCAGCAGCGTACTTGTCTGGGTTGCGGACGCGGTCCTTGAGCTCGGCGATGGACTCCCACTCGATCTCGGTCTCCAGGGCGATGGAGATGAGGTTCTTGTAGCCGTTGACCAAGCTGTGCATGATCGATGGCAGAGTTGGGAAGTTGAGGGCCAACGAGATGGAGGCGATGGTGCAGATGGCAGAGCCGAAAGTCTTGAGAAGCTGGGACTCCTCAATGTCGAGGACGCTGACGTCGAAAGTCTGACCCTGGTCGTAGATCTGAGCAATGCCCATACCGTAGGTGAAGGGAGAGATGTTCAGCATGTTGAGCAGGGTAGCCTCGGAGGCTCCGACCTTGCTGCCAGCCTCGACGAGCTTGAGGTCAGTGGTGATTTCGATGGTACCACGGGCAATCTTGGTTGGGACACCGAGAGCCTGGAAGAAAGAGGTCTTTCCTGGTTCCATACCAGTGTTGCCTGCTGGCACGTAGACATCGGCGGGCGCGACGGCACCAGCACGGGCTGGAGCAGCGACACGGTTGGCCAAGATCTTCTCACGGGTCTCCTTGAGATCGCCGTTGGTGAAGATGAAGCCGACGTTGCCCTTGACGTGTGGGAGAAGGCGCTCGTACTCGGGGAAGTCGGACTGGAAGGTCCTCAGGGCGCGGCGGACCTAGTAAACATGACATTAGAGGGTGCTGCTGTCGCGTGATACCGACAATGCTCACCATGGTGTTCTTGCCCATCAGGACGACACCCTGGCCACGCAGAGAGATACGGATCTCGTGCATCTGCTGCGACGAGACATTGTCGACGGTGACGATGAAGATGGTCTTGTACTCCTCGAGCAAGCCCTTGAGCTTGTCGAAGTAGCCGGCCTTGTTTCCGCTCTTGCCCCCCATATCGTCTTGCGGTACAGGATATTTAAGGACTTGGTGTTGGTAAATGTGTTGGGTTCTGAGAAGGGGAGGTGTTGTGTTGCTGAAGTGAGCTCGACACGAGAGATTTTCCGTGCGGACAAGTTCGCCGATGCCAAGATCTCATTCCAATCACGTGACTGAAGCCAATCCACTTCTTCGTGTTCGCATCTCCATCATCTTTCCCTTTCCTCATCAACCTGACAAGCCATCGGCATTCTCCCCATCCGCTGCCGGACAGAAAGGATCGTAGATGCCGTGCTTGTGGAGGAGCCTTTGACGATGCATCATTTAATGGCGATCTCATGACACATGCAGGCCGGCAGCAGCTCGCTTGCAATGAGCTGCATCTCACCTTCCACGTCGGCCATCTGAGCTCGATCTGAATGATACGATCATGCCAACACAAGATGCGCCTGCTCAACACCAAGACATATCGAGCTACACGAGTACTTCGACAGTCAGGTGCCCAGCTATGCCGTTCTTTCACATCGCTGGGGCGAAGCAGAGCTGTCTTACCAACAGTACCGCATCTGTGCACAGGATCATCGAAAGAGGGGACAGGTCGCCGGACCTGGCCATCGAAAGATCATCAAGGCCTGCGACTTCGCTAGGAGCCGTAAAGCAAAATGGATCTGGATCGACACGTGCTGCATAGACAAGAAGAGCAGCCAGGAACTTTCCGAGGCCATCAACTCCATGTACGACTGGTACAAGGGTGCGGCTGAATGCTATGCATATCTTGCTGATGTCCCTGCGACTCGTGGTAGATGGACTGATGAAATCCTCTCCGACTTCAAGCGCAGTGTATGGTTCACCCGTGGCTGGACTCTGCAAGAGCTCATTGCTCCATTATTTGTAGTATTCTGCGACTCAGCGTGGGAGATCATCGGTGTGAAGGAGAGTGCCAATAACATACTGCTTAGCCAGCCTGGCAGCATTGGACCCCTCGGTACTTTGAACGCTGTACTGAGCCAGATCACTGGCATACCAGAACTGGTCCTCGGAGACGCAACAGAGCGTAGTCGATACAGCGTTGCGCAGAAGATGAACTGGGCTGCAGATGGACAAAATACCCGCGCCGAGGATACCGCGTACTGCCTCCTTGGAATCTTCTCTATCAACATGCCTTTGCTGTACGGAGAGCGTGAGAAGGCATTCGTACGTCTACAACGCGAGATCATGAATAGCACCCTTGACGAATCATTGCTGGCCTGGCGGACAGAAGAGGCGTATGACCTTGTACCTTCTCCTGCCTTCGACTCTTTGACCTCGAACAAGAGATATCTCGCTTTGCTCGCCACCAGCCCAGCAGCCTTCAAGCATTGCCAAAACGTCAGTCGCCATCGCATTGGCATAGCTGGAGCTCCACGCTTTCTGTTAGCAGCAGCGGGTCTGATACAGTTTTGCCCCGACGAGCGATCCATGATATACCAGATCGAAAAGAAGACTTACGCCATTGTGCTGGGTTGTACCTACAGGACGCCATCGACAAATTCTGACGAATGGGAGCGCGATGCTTGCTGCCTCGTTGTATCAGCAGTGGCCTGCGGGCACTTGCGAAGAGTCCATCTGGCTGGTTCTGTCCAGGACAATCCTCTGCTTTTCCCCAAGATCACACCGACTCACACAATGAGGTTATACTTGCACAGCGTGGAAAAGGACGCAGATCAATGCTGAGTCAACAGTGTGGACGCGTTTCACTTCGCATATAGCAACCAAGGTATGAAAGGCTGTACATCCTTCGCCGCCACCTCGCCTCTTGCGACCGACCTGCCTTTCCGATCCCGCGAGTAGTACTTGCAGCCTCCCACAGCGCACGCCCAAAACCCATATCCCGGCGTACGATCTTCTCGACCTGTCCTCCCTTGTTGGCTCGGTACACCACAGTCGCATCGCGGATTCTCTCCGTGCGCATCCCAT
Above is a genomic segment from Fulvia fulva chromosome 3, complete sequence containing:
- a CDS encoding Mitochondrial protein import protein mas5 codes for the protein MVKESKFYDILGVSPDASESQLKTAYRKGALKHHPDKNAHDPAAAEKFKEISHAYETLSDPQKRQLYDQYGEEGLEQGGAGGAGMNAEDLFAQFFGGGGGGFGGMFGGGMGGRDPGPKKARTIHHVHKVSLEDIYRGKVSKLALQKSVICSKCEGRGGKEGAVKTCAGCNGQGMKTMMRQMGPMIQRFQTVCPDCNGEGESIREKDKCKQCNGKKTVIERKVLHVHVDRGVQTGTKIDFRGEGDQMPGVQPGDVQFEIEQKPHPRFQRKGDDLFYHAEIDLLTALAGGAIFIEHLDERWLTVEIIPGEVISPGQIKVIRGQGMPSYRHHDFGNLYVQFEVKFPERLSGPPDAEGYPTPLQPQQIKALESVLPPRTPQNVPPPDAMTEDYSLEKVDPMREGERANRATDDDDDEMHAGGERVQCASQ
- a CDS encoding tRNA (guanine-N(7)-)-methyltransferase non-catalytic subunit trm82; its protein translation is MFHPFQCIVTLQQRYFVAACGPRLTSVDLETGRLVCEWPSNQDVSVATTESNGKAKDLDLDQPPSKKQKVDDTGKDDEGQAPAQKQKPSTPAKAPSIIKLAASHQGDFLVVITEDKCVHVFAHSEGQLVELSQRIMPKRPCAVQILPDNATILVADKFGDVYSLPLIPTAADSGDANAGAQDTASEAGNLFKPSADLTTIHSKRNRQVLEAQMKQKNFTKKKDPLKFEHKILIGHVSMLTDMRYMSEASAPQRGYIVTADRDEHIRVSRGPPQSHVIEGFCLGHTEFVSKVRQLGNGSSILVSGGGDDWLGVWDWTRSELLRKLHFKPFLQSPPEKIAVSGMWNVSIATGDDTRTPVVVVALEGIKTLLLVGVFGPLNVETDDEVSALRFAAIELTHNPIDVVSTHDDTLIVALDNRNSGGKFALLTMRMYIDNAEMDVAGHKNGQDPRIQALYTTQRHAPIEADAKDLDTLLYGVSNLRKRRDLADGEANGDENDESVLEPEPAEE
- a CDS encoding 60S acidic ribosomal protein P0 — translated: MGGKSGNKAGYFDKLKGLLEEYKTIFIVTVDNVSSQQMHEIRISLRGQGVVLMGKNTMVRRALRTFQSDFPEYERLLPHVKGNVGFIFTNGDLKETREKILANRVAAPARAGAVAPADVYVPAGNTGMEPGKTSFFQALGVPTKIARGTIEITTDLKLVEAGSKVGASEATLLNMLNISPFTYGMGIAQIYDQGQTFDVSVLDIEESQLLKTFGSAICTIASISLALNFPTLPSIMHSLVNGYKNLISIALETEIEWESIAELKDRVRNPDKYAAAAPAAGSAPAAGGDAPAAAAEEKKEESEEEDEDMGFGLFD
- a CDS encoding Vegetative incompatibility protein HET-E-1, with the translated sequence MRLLNTKTYRATRYRICAQDHRKRGQVAGPGHRKIIKACDFARSRKAKWIWIDTCCIDKKSSQELSEAINSMYDWYKGAAECYAYLADVPATRGRWTDEILSDFKRSVWFTRGWTLQELIAPLFVVFCDSAWEIIGVKESANNILLSQPGSIGPLGTLNAVLSQITGIPELVLGDATERSRYSVAQKMNWAADGQNTRAEDTAYCLLGIFSINMPLLYGEREKAFVRLQREIMNSTLDESLLAWRTEEAYDLVPSPAFDSLTSNKRYLALLATSPAAFKHCQNVSRHRIGIAGAPRFLLAAAGLIQFCPDERSMIYQIEKKTYAIVLGCTYRTPSTNSDEWERDACCLVVSAVACGHLRRVHLAGSVQDNPLLFPKITPTHTMRLYLHSVEKDADQC